In Actinomycetota bacterium, the DNA window GTTGCCTGGCGGCCTCCAGGCTCTCCTCCAGGGCGGACATCAGATCGACCACGCGCGACGGCTCCGGCACGGCCGGCGGCACGACGACGTCCTCACCGACGGCCTTGCGCTCGATCAGCTCCAGCACGCGCATGCGGTACTCGTCCTGGTACTTGTCCGGGTCGAAGACGGTGCTCAGCGACTCCACCAGCTGCGTGGCCATGGCCAGCTCACGTTCGCGGACCTCGACGTCGGTCACCGGCACGCCGTCGATCTGGTCGACCGGCACGATCTCGTCGGCGTAGTGCATGGTCGACAGCAGCAGTACCCCGTCCTTGGCCCGCAGCGCCGCCAGGTACTGCTTGGTGCGCATGACGAACGTCGCGATCGCGACCTTGTTGGTCGCACCCATCGCCTCGACCAGGAGCCGGTACGGCTTGGTCGCACCCTGACCCGACGGGGCGAGGTAGTAGGGACGGTCGAAGTAGATCGGGTCGATGCGGTCGAGATCGACGAAGTCCTCGATGTCGATGGTCCGGCTCGCCTCCGGGTCGAGCGCCTCGAGCTCCTCGGGCGTGACCAAGACGTACTGGCCGGGTGCCAGCTCGTAGCCCTTGACGATGTCCTCGTAGGGAACCTCGTCCCCGGTGACGCTCGACACCCGCTTCTGGCGGATGCGGGCGCCGTCCTGGCGGCTGAGCTGGTGGAAGCTCACCGTCTTCGACGACACCGCCGAGAACAGCTTGACGGGCACGTTGACCAGCCCGAAGCTGACCGACCCGCTCCAGATGGCTCTAGCCATGGCGGCTCTCCTGTCGACCCGTCGGAAGTCTCGCGCCTGCCGGGTTCCGCGGCGAGCCCGCCAACCATCGACATCCGACCCGGCGACCCCAACGCCCGTCGAAGCGTCAGCGTGGCATGCGGGTCGTGCGCGACGGGTCCTGGTCGTCATCGGCGAGGTCGATGCGGCGCGTCTCACCGCTGCGGCCGTCACCGCGGCGACCACGGCCGGCGTCGTGCGCTGCGTGCGTGCG includes these proteins:
- a CDS encoding Ku protein, which produces MARAIWSGSVSFGLVNVPVKLFSAVSSKTVSFHQLSRQDGARIRQKRVSSVTGDEVPYEDIVKGYELAPGQYVLVTPEELEALDPEASRTIDIEDFVDLDRIDPIYFDRPYYLAPSGQGATKPYRLLVEAMGATNKVAIATFVMRTKQYLAALRAKDGVLLLSTMHYADEIVPVDQIDGVPVTDVEVRERELAMATQLVESLSTVFDPDKYQDEYRMRVLELIERKAVGEDVVVPPAVPEPSRVVDLMSALEESLEAARQRQQAG